The Rosa rugosa chromosome 3, drRosRugo1.1, whole genome shotgun sequence sequence AAGATATATTCACTACCAGGCACAAGAACTGTGATATGGAAAGGATAACATacataattattatttttttggtcaaattgtGTTCTCGGCTTAGGTTCCCTTCATAGCATGTGTACAGTTCTCCATGCATGTAAATGCATATACGGTATACCTTTTGTGCATGTGTGCGCACTAATGTATTGTGCCTTTGTCTATCAAGTAGTTTAGAGTCTTATAATATGCATTATCACTCTGTCTAAACTAACATTATTTTTGATAAATAAAGTGAATGGGGTTCAATTGGAAGACTGTCGTACAACAGCAACAAAAAGATAAGGAAATTAATCTCAAACATCAAGCTGACTGGTGAGTACGTACATAATTAGTTGTGCAATTGCAAAACGGTAGAAGTAGGCTCAAATTTTGGTAGAGGTTGAACTTACTTGCATGAATCCACATGCACGAATTATGATGTGATTTATGCCTGAATCCTTAAGAAACTTTTCAGTGCAATACTTGATCTCCATAAGAGGAACTTCAGGATGCTTGTCACAGTTGTGGATTGAAAAGAACACAAATTTTTGGATCCCCATTGCCTTTGCACATTGTATTAGAGCAACTTTCCCTTCCCAATCTACCTAAATAGAAAAAACGGATTAGACACGACCAAAAAGTCATCCCTACATTGTTAAACTTAATGTTTTCTGCAACATATATTATCTTCATAATCTCCAAGAACCGTCAAATGGAACTTTCGGTGATCAATTCGAGGCTCCCCTCTGGTCAATTACAACAGAAAATTCTTAATACATAGGAAGTCACCTTTTTGATAGGCTCCTCTGGACGGCCCGTGGCACAATCAATAACTGTATGAACACCAACCAATGTTGCAGGTATGGTCTCCGGTTTGCTAAGGTCTGCCTGTTCCGCAACACATCACATTTACTTCAGCACttaaccaaaataaataaataaatagagataCAATCATACCAGCTAATAATAATAGAGACCAAGTATCCAAATAAACATGAGAACCATAATTTGATTGTAACTGAGGACATACATTGACAACAGTAGCACCCCAATCTCTGAGAAAGTCCGCCGGAGCCGGTCTAGGCCGAACCAAGCACCTAACATCATAGCCTTCATCCAATGCTCGCCTCACAATTTGCCTCCCCAGCGTTCCAGTCGCGCCAACCACTAGTATACTCGTGGGCCTGACAGGTGTCCCCGGAGCCAAATTCACAGCCCCAACTCCCGACCGGGCCGTACACCTCACCAAACCCCGAGTACAACTCCCTGAAGAGGAACCCAAAATCAAGGAAAGGGTGAGTAAGCTAGTTTACAaagaaagaatgagagagaagcTGTGGAAATGAGGAGACTAACCAGTGGCGGTAGAGATTGAGGTGAGCTGGAGATGGTCTGGTGATAAAGTGCGGCACCATGAGAGTTTGGGGTGGTCGTGGTGATGGTGGGTTTTGGTTGCCAGCTGGGTTGGAAGCCTCCAAGCCATTGCCATTTGTGAGCTCTCTTCTGCTTTGGTGTTTCCTTCTGTGAGACTGTGACTGGTTCAGAGtcgaggggagagagagagagagagagagatgaaacaAAAACCATGGATGTCAAGCTTGCCACGTCCTTCTCCATACTGGATTAGAGGATTTTTATTTCTGCCACCTGTCAAGACTCTTTTCAGATCAGTCGCTTGACCCGACCCGGTGGGTTCTGTCCCTCCCACTTCCACCTCTTGGGCCGATCCGAAACAAGgcacctgttttttttttttttaatttgaacaTGGGGTATTTAGATCGGGGGAGGCAGTTCTACCAACTCAACAACATCACCCGTGGCCTTGTACGAATCCAACTAACATTTGGGTCCAACGCCAATTACCACGTGAGAGCGCGCAGTGAGACCCTGTTGGTCCAAGGTGTAACACCTTGAAAGCTCGCAGACATTCAAAAGTTGAGCCTCATGATAACTCAGACTCTCTGGAAGTTGACACTTTCACCAACATCACATGAGTCCTGCAGGACCCCAGTATTCAACAAACTACTAATAAGGGACTTATAAACGTTGGGGCTCGAAGTTGAGTGGAGGTTTCACTCAAACAAGTGTCTTGTCATTCTTGTCAATCCTGATTGagaaaacaagaaatataattggGAGAAAATAATACACGTACAGAGCAACACCTTTGGCGGCTAAGATATCTTTTGATGGATCAGCTCTCATAAACTTTTATATTAGGGTGACGAGTTATGACTTCAGACGGAAGATTTTAAGCACCATGGTGGAGATAAATAGTTTGACAACAAGATATGTCAAGTTCCAAGTTATGTAGGGAGTGAAGAATGAAGTTATGGGTGTACTTGAACGAGACAAaaggataaacaaaaaaaaaagatgcctGGGACGACAAGGAAGCCAGAAAAATGCCATGACAATGAACAATATGCATCTAGCAAATGAACTTGAGGACTATAAATCGACCAAAAGGTAGACATGCTGAAGAAAAGATGGATCATTTTATTGCACCACTTTCAAATACATGGAAATTTATGAACAAAATGAACTATTACATTGGTGTATTTGAATTTCGGAAATAAATAGAAAACTAAACAGAAAGTATAGCCTAAAATCCTATGAGATGTTAAACCTCTTTTCCTATCCTGTCATATAAACATTCCTTCCTTGCGGCAAAaatcactaaaaagaaaaagaaaaaggtaatagaatgtCCTTAAGCTTGTTTAATGTACAAGGTTCAAAATCTGAACAGTCTTGTATATCTTTATCTCTAGCCGAAGCTGCTCAGCTGCTGAGGCCTTTATGTACAAACAGCTTTGTCATTGTCGTTGTCGCAACTTCAAAATGGGCAACAGTAAGAACCACAGACTTTGGAAAAGAATCGTTTAGCCGAATAAGCTCAGTCAAAAAAATGTGCAATCCAGTCTCCAGTCTCCACCATTCAGTCTGAAAAGAGCTCTAGAAGTTCTGGCAGATCATAATTAAGACCCTGATACGAAAATCTTTGACTAGGCCCTTTTCCCAGAGACTTGTTTCCAGTATCCACATAATCCATCTCAGGCCAAAATTGCTCGTCATCCGTCATGTGCCCATCTGTCGCATAACCACTATCCTTACTTGTCTCATCTTCCTTACTGATGTTACTGCCTTCATTGATTTCAATTTGAGGAATTCGGACGTCTTTGGACTTTGTATTAGATGTGTTACAGATGCAGTCTGCTGGATTTTCATGGAACTCACCCTTGCCTGGCTTTTTCTCATTTGGCTCTCCCATGGATCCAATTTGACTAGTTCGAACCCTGGAAGCAAATTCCTCCCATGTCATgttattttggttaatgaacAACTTGTACAGTTTCTTAGTGTTTGGACGGATTGTTGGTTTATGCCCAAAGTATCTCCTGAAAAAGACGAACTTGTTTAGCAAGAATGCTGTGATtgaaattaagcaactaaaagTATTCTTGAACTCATGTATCAATACCTTCGACCAGCTAATATTCTAGCCATATTGCCATTATTGTTGGTGACGAAGACATCACTTTCATCACAGACAATGAAATCTAGTGCAGCCAtgcgagaagagaaggaagaaaatGGTTCCAACTCTTCCTTACTTGCTATAGTCTCCTTTGTATGGAAGTTTGGGAAAAGTGCTTTCAGCGGTGCCAACGTCTCTTCACCTTTATATACTTCACCTGATGCCACATACAAGTGAACATCACTTCCGAAGCCCAATGCTCTAAGCATAAGACCAACTTCTCCTGGGCTTAGAGGGCATCTACCACGTCTTCGTACCTTGTCAGGGTTGGTTGGCTGCATGTGATACCCCCAATCAAAATCTCATTATAACACAGAATTATTTAGTACAGGATTGCTACTGGACGACATAATTAAAGACATTAGTGAAGCACTGAAGGCTTACATGTAGAGTTTTCCACCTTTTCCGAATTGCACCAAGTtcattcctttctttttctccccCACCAAAATAACAACCAGAAAATGCCAGCATATCCGGCTCAAACCTATAGCATGGGCAACCAATATCAACAAGCTTGTtctaacaaacttgaaaaactTTGGAAAAATCTAGCTCAAAAAGGACCTCTTTCATGTAATCGCCATAATGTAAATTGAGGTTTTGTTTAATATAAGCCAGCCAAAATGACAATACAGCATAAGAATCCAGAAAGTTTGATCTTTTTCCATGAGAAAACACACCAATACTAAGTTTTGCTGTATACTAAAAATATTACCGATTGTAAAAGAATCTGTTGAAATCGCAGCTTACTTATAGTATAACAGGACGCATAATAGAAATCAAACAGTTCCAAACAAATTGCATTTCACCTCAAATGCAGGGCAATGAAATGCTTGTTTTTCATCTTCATTCTCTCAACCAACTTCCTCCCCATTCCATTAATATTGTCAGTAAATTTCAAGGCGTGATAATTAGTCCTACATCTCAGCTTCTGTAAATGTGATTCCAGGTTATTTGAAAGCCTGTAATCAAACTTTGTGAGCTGAACAGCCTGCACATTAGAAAGGATAAAGTACAATTATCATTTACATTACATGGTCCCAAAAGCATATGGTATTCGATCAGCTTTTACAGAAATGTGTTACATTCTATGTGAAAGACACTTACATGCTTTTTATTAAGAACAGGCACTACGCGATTCAGGTAGCATTTCACATTACACTTCCTCGGGACACGCATGGTATATGGACTCATTGGTTTCCCTCCCTTCGATGGAAGCTTTTTAATGATTTTGACATCATTTGACAGAAAAGATATGAACCAGTCTACATCAAAGATCTCAGCAAAGTTGCTGCACGAAATACCCCATCAGATGAATATACGCTGATTATTGACCTTGCATCCCAGAAATTGACAAACAGTAAGAGTTTTTTATAAAATTAAAACTAACCTGGAATCCTTCCAAAATGATTGATGGTCCAGCTTCGGAACAACAAGAGTAGCATTTAAAATATAAGCTGCAACAACAGCATCTGTTATCTGTAACCAGATACAATACGGTGAGCATTAGAAACTAAATCAGAAATTAGAGACCAATCGTATGATGATCAGTAATGAAATGAAAATAATTAACAGAAAGTACTAACAACAAGTCCCATTTCCTAGGAGGCCCTATAAGCATAGGCCAGAATGATATACTATACCAATCCTAAAGCACCTTTTCTGCATATTAATTTTATCCTAAGCAATAGATCATCATACAAAATCCACCCTATGGCGGGATTGGAGAACCATGCAGCTCCAGCTCAATTAGATACAGAGTTACTCACCCCTGTTCTCTGTTGATTCAAGCCTCCACTGGTAGCAATCAACAAGTACCGATTGGGAAGCGTTTTCACATCGGCCGCTGCAATATTTACGGCACTGATTTGATTAATCAACCGTTTCAGATAAATAAACCAAGGCATAACATTaacaaaacagaagaaattCGATCCTAAGGCTTTCTAtttatagaaagaaaaaaatgttgaTCAGAGAGAGACAAAAGCGGAAATGAGATTACCAAAATCCGATACACTTACTCAAAAACTCATCGCCGGCGTTGCTACAACCAAAGAACAGCTCCGATTTCGTTCCGCTCCATAAATGTTGGACTGAGCTCCCTCCACTCTCCTGAAACCACAaccaaaatgaaatcaaaagttcaaaaccagAACAAACGAAATCAAATTTGAACTAGAATTTTGCAAAAATCACTTAATGTACTTACCGGAACACGAAACGCCGGCGTCTCGTCATTGTTCAACTGGACCTCGACGACGCCGTTATCAGCCTGAAACCACAAACCGCCGTAACGGAAAACCGTTACAAATTAATTAATCGGAGGGGAAGAAATTGGAGGAGAGGTGAGTGAGTGAGTAGTGTTGTGCTGTGCGTACCGAGGAGGCGTGGAAACGCAGGAGCGAGATGTGATCGTGGTGGTGGAGAGGCGGCGAACGAGCGATGAGAGAGAAGGCGACGAGGAAGAGAAGCAGGCAGCCGGAGACGACGGAGATTACCGGGAAGATGTGGTGGCGGTAGCGGCGGATGTGCCGCCGGAGAATGGGGCTGTGGAGAACGACGCCGTTGAGGTAGTTGTTGTCCGACttgtctctcttcttcttcttcattggaGAGAACGTAGACATAGCTAAAATGAGCTAGTAGCCTCTCGGAGTCGACGGCGTTATTTGAAGGCTGAGGGACAAGTGGCAGGAGGTGATTGGGCGGAGGTTTTGGAGAAGAGGGGTGTCTCTATCTCAGGGCGGCGACGAGGGTGAAGGGGAAACGTTTATACTTTCCCCCGCAACAAAACAAACGATCTTGGCCAAAAAGTGCCTCCTCCCCTGAAACCCATCGCGCGCGTAATTCTTTTTATGGGTTTGGCTCCGGTGTGGTTGCTCAGATACGGGCGTTACGAATGAGCGAGTAACGGTGAGACTTGTGAATTGTGATCATCAGATTGGGACCCAAATTGTGAAATGGAGCTGGCTGGGGAAAATATCTGTCATTACCTTGATGGGAAATCGAGATCTTTATGAAGGGAAAATAgctgaatcaaaatcacattaaAGCAAAAGCTTGTACCTTAAGGTACTAGAGCATCGCAATATTTAAAAAAGCCTTCTTAGCTAAATGAGGGAGGGGAAACGGAGATATAGACACTCTTATTGGTTCTCTATCTTTTCTCTGTCTTATTTTAGTGGATACAAAGCGTGATTTTCGAACAAGATAATATAAGAAATTGGTCAGAAATAACCACTGCAAATTGGCCAAAAGCAGAGCACTGGTTACTATAGAAAATTTACGAGAATAGATAATTATCTGAGATCTTTACGCTTTTTAGACTTtttattatacaataaatcattGCATGCATCCCTTTTTAAATATTAAATGATCATAGCATTGTAAAATTTTTAAGGGAGTACAATTTTTTCAAGTGAAAGAcgacattattttttttttagaaataatAAGTTCTTTTATTCATGAATAACCAAATTACATGGTGGTGGATATAAATCCTCTAAACTAGTTATGAGTCTGTCACCGATGATGACATCCATAAACCAGGAGGGCCTAACCCATAACCAACAATAATGCCCATTTCCTCAGGCTACAAACCATCTACGACATTGGTAGCTTTGTTAGCCACACTTGGGACATAATG is a genomic window containing:
- the LOC133738415 gene encoding protein HIGH CHLOROPHYLL FLUORESCENCE PHENOTYPE 244, chloroplastic, yielding MAMAWRLPTQLATKTHHHHDHPKLSWCRTLSPDHLQLTSISTATGSCTRGLVRCTARSGVGAVNLAPGTPVRPTSILVVGATGTLGRQIVRRALDEGYDVRCLVRPRPAPADFLRDWGATVVNADLSKPETIPATLVGVHTVIDCATGRPEEPIKKVDWEGKVALIQCAKAMGIQKFVFFSIHNCDKHPEVPLMEIKYCTEKFLKDSGINHIIIRACGFMQGIIGQYAVPILEEKSVWGTDAPTRIAYMDTQDIARLTFIALRNENVNGKLLTFAGPRAWTTQEVITLCERFAGQEANITTVPVSVLRVTRQLTRLFEWTNDVADRLAFSEVLSSDTVFSVPMNETFSLLGVDAKDIVTLEKYLQDYFTNILKKLKDLKAQSKQSDIYF
- the LOC133741215 gene encoding protein ROOT HAIR SPECIFIC 17-like; the protein is MSTFSPMKKKKRDKSDNNYLNGVVLHSPILRRHIRRYRHHIFPVISVVSGCLLLFLVAFSLIARSPPLHHHDHISLLRFHASSADNGVVEVQLNNDETPAFRVPESGGSSVQHLWSGTKSELFFGCSNAGDEFLTADVKTLPNRYLLIATSGGLNQQRTGITDAVVAAYILNATLVVPKLDHQSFWKDSSNFAEIFDVDWFISFLSNDVKIIKKLPSKGGKPMSPYTMRVPRKCNVKCYLNRVVPVLNKKHAVQLTKFDYRLSNNLESHLQKLRCRTNYHALKFTDNINGMGRKLVERMKMKNKHFIALHLRFEPDMLAFSGCYFGGGEKERNELGAIRKRWKTLHPTNPDKVRRRGRCPLSPGEVGLMLRALGFGSDVHLYVASGEVYKGEETLAPLKALFPNFHTKETIASKEELEPFSSFSSRMAALDFIVCDESDVFVTNNNGNMARILAGRRRYFGHKPTIRPNTKKLYKLFINQNNMTWEEFASRVRTSQIGSMGEPNEKKPGKGEFHENPADCICNTSNTKSKDVRIPQIEINEGSNISKEDETSKDSGYATDGHMTDDEQFWPEMDYVDTGNKSLGKGPSQRFSYQGLNYDLPELLELFSD